In Alphaproteobacteria bacterium US3C007, one genomic interval encodes:
- a CDS encoding shikimate kinase, producing the protein MALILKKPLVFVGMMGAGKTAVGKAVSQVLNVPFLDSDSELEKAANLTIPEIFDRHGEAFFRKKETQVITRLLGSQLCVLSTGGAFISEQNRAAISAQAVSVWLNVDLDVLWNRVRHKGNRPLLKTSDPFATLKSYYDKRQSFYALADIELRSNAFNSIDEMALKVIAALRTKPELIEEKNDA; encoded by the coding sequence ATGGCGCTGATATTAAAAAAACCTCTGGTCTTTGTTGGCATGATGGGGGCGGGTAAAACAGCGGTTGGTAAAGCCGTTTCACAGGTGCTGAATGTGCCCTTTCTCGATTCAGACTCAGAGCTTGAAAAGGCTGCCAACCTTACCATTCCAGAAATTTTTGACCGCCATGGAGAGGCTTTTTTCCGCAAGAAAGAAACGCAAGTCATCACTCGCTTGCTTGGCAGCCAATTATGCGTTCTTTCAACCGGGGGGGCGTTTATTTCTGAGCAAAACCGAGCAGCGATCTCTGCGCAGGCCGTTTCGGTTTGGTTAAACGTGGATTTGGATGTTTTGTGGAATCGCGTCCGTCACAAAGGCAACCGTCCGCTTTTGAAAACATCTGATCCTTTTGCCACGTTGAAGTCCTATTATGACAAGCGCCAGAGTTTTTATGCTTTGGCCGATATCGAGCTTCGATCAAACGCTTTTAATTCAATTGATGAAATGGCGTTGAAAGTGATCGCGGCGTTGCGTACGAAACCAGAGCTTATTGAGGAAAAAAACGATGCGTAA